The following proteins are encoded in a genomic region of Deinococcus proteolyticus MRP:
- a CDS encoding sugar transferase produces MAVLVWMLHAAAIPGFSGMGGGAEQGLLTRLWLVAGILGVLLSHRSTLSEAGSAYLLPLAAFGVAAALFAAAGYAEHIALLVPVHLLWLLLTAAVQVALQRRRPPVRLGMLAAPDPELLPYLQERHLRPTVLSAQEPAALQQVDALVVRPEQYSALQQRVLEHAQLMNLPVVSGRLLEEELTGRVSLDDVDETWVTPAAFQTGYLPWKRFFDVFFTLVSLPVLLPLMAVVAAVVYFNSGRPILFWQERVGRGGQPFQLVKFRTMTRDSERSGPAFAKQGDQRITPVGAFLRKFRLDELPQFWNVLRGEMSIIGPRPEQWAFTVEFEESIPMYSSRHWVRPGITGWAQVTQGYTDSVGQITEKLRYDFYYVKHCSLALDLQIVWKTVMTILTGFGSR; encoded by the coding sequence ATGGCTGTGCTGGTTTGGATGCTGCATGCGGCGGCCATTCCTGGCTTCTCCGGTATGGGCGGTGGAGCAGAGCAGGGCCTGCTGACCCGGCTGTGGCTGGTGGCCGGAATTCTTGGAGTGCTGCTGTCGCACCGCTCGACCCTCTCCGAGGCGGGCTCGGCCTACTTGTTGCCGCTGGCGGCCTTCGGGGTGGCGGCGGCCCTGTTTGCGGCGGCTGGATACGCGGAGCACATCGCGCTGCTGGTTCCGGTGCACCTGCTCTGGCTGCTGCTGACGGCCGCTGTGCAGGTGGCCTTGCAGCGCCGCCGGCCTCCCGTGCGGCTGGGCATGCTGGCTGCACCGGACCCCGAGTTGCTGCCTTACCTGCAGGAGCGGCACCTGCGCCCTACTGTGCTCTCGGCGCAGGAGCCTGCAGCCCTGCAGCAGGTGGACGCACTGGTGGTCCGCCCTGAGCAGTACAGCGCTTTGCAGCAGCGCGTCCTCGAACATGCCCAGCTGATGAACCTGCCCGTGGTATCGGGCCGGCTGCTGGAAGAAGAGCTGACCGGCCGGGTCTCGCTTGATGACGTGGACGAAACCTGGGTCACGCCAGCTGCGTTCCAGACCGGCTACTTGCCCTGGAAGCGCTTTTTCGATGTGTTTTTTACCCTGGTCTCCTTACCGGTGCTGCTGCCGCTGATGGCGGTGGTGGCTGCCGTGGTGTACTTCAACAGCGGCCGGCCCATCCTGTTCTGGCAGGAGCGGGTGGGACGCGGCGGCCAGCCGTTTCAGCTGGTCAAGTTCCGCACCATGACCCGCGACTCCGAGCGCTCCGGTCCGGCTTTCGCCAAGCAGGGCGACCAGCGTATTACTCCGGTAGGAGCCTTTCTCCGCAAATTCCGCTTGGATGAGCTGCCGCAGTTCTGGAATGTGCTGCGCGGCGAAATGAGCATCATCGGTCCCCGCCCCGAGCAGTGGGCCTTTACGGTGGAGTTCGAAGAAAGTATCCCGATGTATTCTTCGCGCCACTGGGTCCGCCCCGGCATTACCGGCTGGGCGCAGGTCACCCAGGGTTACACCGACAGTGTGGGCCAGATTACCGAGAAGCTGCGCTACGATTTTTATTACGTCAAGCACTGCTCGCTGGCCCTGGACCTGCAAATTGTCTGGAAGACCGTGATGACCATCCTGACCGGCTTTGGCTCGCGCTAA
- a CDS encoding Gfo/Idh/MocA family protein, translating into MIPTVAIIGCGNRGADVYARHLQEEGAQVTHLVDPRAERLAEVAARLGVPPEHCFADAAEFFALGRVVDAAVVATPDGIHTDPCLKALALGYHVLLEKPVALNEAELDLLLTAEAASAGRVSVCHVLRATPFFREVTATIRSGRLGRLIGIQLNENVAHWHYAHSYVRGNWRASPPAAPFILAKSSHDLDLLRWWAAAPPLRVSSAGGLFHFRPDQAPPGAARRCLDCPVLDCPSDARVIYGTRDPHAWPVTVLTAGGRSLRSALEETSYGECVYLGHNNVCDHQTVTAEFAGGVTATLTTTAFTHNNTRTLKVLGSHGELRGQLELGELEWHDFRSGAEPMGTEPMGAGQKSRVQRWTVDVSGNHGGGDVALVRDWLAFLRGERAIPTPLAESLDSHRLAFAAERARLRGTVEPLTVDR; encoded by the coding sequence ATGATTCCCACCGTCGCCATCATCGGCTGTGGCAACCGGGGTGCCGACGTGTATGCCCGGCACCTCCAGGAGGAGGGAGCCCAGGTCACCCACCTGGTGGACCCCCGCGCCGAGCGGCTGGCCGAGGTCGCGGCCCGGCTGGGAGTGCCGCCGGAGCACTGCTTTGCGGACGCGGCCGAGTTCTTTGCCCTTGGCCGGGTGGTTGACGCGGCCGTAGTCGCCACGCCAGACGGCATCCATACTGACCCCTGCTTGAAGGCCCTGGCACTGGGCTACCACGTGCTGCTGGAAAAGCCCGTGGCCCTGAACGAAGCCGAACTGGACTTGCTGCTGACTGCCGAAGCTGCGTCCGCCGGGCGAGTCAGCGTCTGCCACGTGCTGCGGGCCACTCCCTTTTTCCGCGAGGTGACCGCCACGATTCGTTCGGGCCGGCTGGGACGGCTTATCGGCATACAGCTCAACGAGAATGTGGCCCACTGGCACTACGCGCACTCTTACGTGCGGGGCAACTGGCGCGCCTCGCCGCCGGCCGCGCCCTTCATTCTTGCCAAGAGCAGCCACGACCTCGACCTGCTTCGCTGGTGGGCCGCCGCCCCGCCGCTGCGGGTCAGTTCGGCAGGTGGGCTCTTTCATTTCCGCCCGGACCAGGCCCCGCCCGGCGCGGCGCGGCGCTGCCTGGACTGCCCGGTGCTGGACTGCCCCTCCGACGCCCGCGTCATCTACGGCACCCGCGACCCACACGCCTGGCCGGTCACGGTGCTGACCGCCGGGGGCCGCAGCCTACGCAGCGCACTGGAAGAAACCTCTTACGGCGAGTGCGTGTACCTGGGCCACAACAATGTCTGCGACCACCAGACGGTCACGGCAGAGTTCGCTGGTGGAGTCACCGCCACACTGACCACCACCGCCTTTACCCACAACAACACCCGCACGCTCAAGGTGCTGGGGTCGCACGGCGAGCTGCGCGGGCAGCTGGAGCTGGGCGAACTGGAGTGGCACGACTTCCGCAGCGGCGCAGAACCAATGGGCACAGAACCAATGGGCGCAGGGCAAAAGAGCAGGGTGCAGCGCTGGACCGTGGACGTGAGCGGCAACCACGGCGGCGGCGACGTGGCGCTGGTCCGTGATTGGCTGGCCTTTTTGCGCGGCGAACGCGCCATCCCTACCCCGCTGGCCGAATCGCTGGACTCGCACCGGCTGGCCTTTGCCGCCGAGCGGGCACGGCTGAGGGGGACCGTAGAGCCACTGACCGTAGACAGATAA
- a CDS encoding ABC transporter ATP-binding protein: MTEPIPPRPLEASHLTLSYGEQAILNDLNFALRGGAVTSLVGANGCGKSTLLRALSRLLAPSGGAVMLDGQDLHRLNPKEVARRLAILPQGPVAPEGLTVEQLVWFGRHPHQGFLGTRGEADRAQVAWAMSQTGMTAFAGRPLDALSGGQRQRAWIAMSLAQSTPVLLLDEPTTYLDLSHQLEVLELVQRLNREQGKTVVMVLHDLNQAVRYSDELVAVQGGRVYAQGDPAALMTPELLRDVFGLKAHVLQDPDTGRPHIIPYAVARVL; this comes from the coding sequence ATGACCGAACCTATTCCCCCCCGCCCGCTGGAAGCCAGCCACCTGACGCTGAGCTACGGCGAACAGGCGATTTTGAACGACCTGAACTTCGCGCTGCGCGGCGGCGCCGTCACCTCGCTGGTCGGTGCCAACGGCTGCGGCAAGTCTACGCTGCTGCGCGCCCTTTCGCGGCTGCTGGCCCCCAGCGGCGGCGCCGTGATGCTGGACGGTCAGGACCTGCACCGGCTGAACCCGAAGGAAGTGGCCCGCCGGCTGGCGATTTTGCCGCAGGGCCCGGTGGCGCCCGAAGGGCTGACCGTCGAGCAGCTGGTCTGGTTCGGGCGGCACCCGCACCAGGGGTTTCTGGGCACACGCGGCGAAGCCGACCGGGCGCAGGTCGCCTGGGCCATGAGCCAGACCGGCATGACCGCCTTCGCAGGCCGGCCGCTGGACGCCCTGAGCGGAGGCCAGCGCCAGCGCGCCTGGATTGCCATGAGTCTGGCCCAGAGCACCCCGGTACTGCTGCTGGATGAACCCACCACCTACCTCGACCTCAGCCACCAGCTGGAGGTGCTGGAACTGGTACAGCGCCTCAACCGCGAACAGGGCAAGACGGTGGTGATGGTGCTGCACGACCTGAATCAGGCGGTGCGCTACTCGGACGAACTGGTGGCGGTCCAGGGCGGGCGCGTCTACGCTCAGGGGGACCCGGCCGCCCTGATGACGCCGGAGCTGCTGCGTGACGTGTTCGGCCTCAAAGCCCATGTGCTGCAGGACCCCGACACCGGGCGGCCGCACATCATCCCCTATGCGGTGGCGCGGGTGCTGTAA
- a CDS encoding FecCD family ABC transporter permease, which produces MTFSLPPRVDHVPPQGWRQAALPLGLGLGVLTLAFFALGVGAVPTPPADLWAALSGQPGETADLTRRLVFDLRLPRVVAALLGGAMFAVSGTILQAVVRNPLASPDLVGVGAGAGLAVILLLLVLPDAPGWLLPWGAFLGAWGAFLLVLALAHSGGAGGGARLPPVRLALLGVAVGAACGALGQLALLRAPDHVGGALAFLAGTVYGADWARAGRALPWALTLLPAAWLLGRRLDLLALGEDTALALGHRVTMGRYGALLVAVGLAAAAVTACGVLGFVGLVAPHLARLLAGNLHGRTLPVSALLGAALVLAADTLGRILSPPLEVPAGLITTLLGAPYFLYLLRRGR; this is translated from the coding sequence ATGACCTTCTCCCTGCCCCCACGTGTAGACCACGTCCCGCCGCAGGGGTGGCGCCAGGCGGCCCTGCCGCTGGGCCTGGGCCTGGGCGTGCTGACGCTGGCTTTTTTCGCCCTGGGGGTGGGCGCTGTCCCCACGCCGCCCGCCGACCTGTGGGCCGCGCTCAGTGGGCAACCGGGCGAGACCGCCGACCTCACCCGCCGGCTGGTGTTCGACCTGCGGCTGCCCCGGGTGGTGGCGGCCCTGCTGGGCGGGGCGATGTTTGCAGTCAGCGGAACCATCTTGCAGGCGGTGGTGCGTAATCCCCTGGCCAGCCCTGACCTGGTGGGGGTGGGAGCGGGCGCCGGGCTGGCCGTGATCCTGCTGCTGCTGGTGCTGCCGGATGCGCCGGGCTGGCTGCTGCCCTGGGGCGCTTTCCTGGGAGCCTGGGGGGCTTTCCTGCTGGTGCTGGCGCTGGCCCATAGCGGGGGTGCCGGGGGCGGGGCGCGGCTGCCCCCAGTGCGCCTGGCCCTGCTGGGGGTGGCCGTGGGGGCAGCCTGCGGGGCGCTGGGCCAGCTGGCGCTGCTGCGCGCTCCAGACCACGTCGGCGGGGCGCTGGCGTTTCTGGCCGGCACGGTCTACGGAGCCGACTGGGCACGGGCAGGGCGGGCCTTGCCCTGGGCCCTGACGCTGCTGCCGGCCGCATGGTTGCTGGGCCGCCGCCTGGACCTGCTGGCACTGGGCGAAGACACGGCGCTGGCGCTGGGACACCGGGTTACGATGGGCCGCTACGGCGCCTTGCTGGTGGCGGTGGGTCTGGCGGCCGCCGCAGTCACGGCCTGCGGGGTGCTGGGCTTCGTGGGGCTGGTTGCCCCGCACCTGGCGCGGCTGCTGGCCGGCAACCTGCACGGGCGCACCTTGCCGGTCAGCGCCCTGCTGGGAGCCGCACTGGTCCTGGCCGCCGATACTCTGGGGCGTATCCTGTCTCCCCCGCTGGAAGTGCCGGCGGGCCTCATCACCACGCTGCTGGGGGCACCCTATTTTCTGTATCTGCTGCGGCGCGGCAGGTAA
- a CDS encoding ABC transporter substrate-binding protein — protein MTHLAPLAPFRLSRFSPALGLSTLLLACSPQPGGQTGSGAAAAQAAAPATSQAAGAEPAASGTATSRADDQEATPRVVALEYSYLDMLAALGVQPVGGALGNTGAERGAPAYLQEYLQGVADVGTRAQPSLEAISALKPDLILADSKTHAEVLPALHKLARTQDYPNRSASYDDVMEQLRSVGELTGRREQASGELDRQAALLASVKSVASAGAPPVLVGAATPEGFWVHSDQSFAGSLFEKVGRRNVARAQDGEVIYQVSLEGLAALNPPSLVLMTAQDETPITVKWAANPLWQGLDAVRANRVYEVDRDLWSRSRGPLSIERIFGQMRDSGLLMNEAPAPGFRARP, from the coding sequence ATGACCCACCTTGCCCCGCTTGCCCCTTTCCGCCTGTCCCGCTTCTCGCCGGCCCTGGGCCTCAGCACTCTGCTGCTGGCCTGTTCGCCGCAGCCAGGGGGGCAAACGGGGAGCGGCGCTGCAGCTGCTCAGGCCGCGGCGCCAGCCACATCACAGGCCGCCGGAGCGGAGCCGGCAGCCTCCGGCACAGCCACTTCCAGGGCGGATGACCAGGAGGCCACGCCCCGCGTGGTCGCGCTGGAATACTCCTATCTGGACATGCTGGCGGCACTGGGCGTGCAGCCGGTAGGCGGCGCACTGGGCAACACTGGAGCCGAGCGGGGGGCACCGGCCTACTTGCAGGAATACCTGCAGGGCGTAGCCGATGTAGGCACCCGCGCCCAGCCCAGCCTGGAGGCCATCAGCGCCCTGAAGCCGGACCTGATTCTGGCCGACTCCAAGACCCACGCGGAGGTGCTGCCGGCCCTGCACAAGCTGGCCCGGACACAGGACTACCCCAACCGTTCGGCCAGCTACGACGACGTGATGGAGCAGCTGCGCAGTGTGGGTGAGCTGACCGGGCGGCGGGAGCAGGCCAGCGGCGAGCTGGACCGGCAAGCGGCGCTGCTGGCAAGCGTGAAATCCGTAGCCAGCGCCGGCGCTCCCCCCGTGCTGGTGGGCGCAGCGACCCCCGAAGGGTTCTGGGTCCACTCGGACCAGAGCTTTGCGGGCAGCCTCTTTGAGAAGGTGGGCCGCCGGAACGTGGCCAGGGCGCAGGACGGCGAAGTGATTTATCAGGTGAGCCTGGAGGGTTTGGCCGCGCTGAACCCGCCTTCGCTGGTGCTGATGACGGCGCAGGACGAGACGCCCATCACGGTCAAGTGGGCTGCCAACCCGCTGTGGCAGGGGCTGGACGCGGTCAGGGCGAACCGCGTGTACGAGGTGGACCGGGACCTGTGGTCGCGTTCGCGTGGTCCGCTGTCGATAGAACGTATTTTCGGGCAGATGCGTGACAGCGGCCTGCTGATGAATGAGGCCCCCGCCCCCGGATTCCGGGCACGGCCATGA
- a CDS encoding FecCD family ABC transporter permease, producing the protein MTRPAAGRPTGWAPLCYLAAAALLGVAFIVSLGSGALHIAPEEVLRVLQTPDDSRESLAVWTLRFPRTLAAGLAGAALGVSGLLLQGVTRNPLADPGILGVEAGAALALMLGVVFFPALGGLSVPLAFGGGLLAAGLTLGFAARSGFTPLRLALSGMAVAALCSAVTRSIQILWEDRAQAALVLLNGSVAGRTWEDLARTWPWLAAPLVLALLLGSRVNLLALGEDVARSLGAQAGRDLLGLSLLGVLLAAGAVALTGPLGYVGLIVPHLARGLLGRDHRLTLPLSALLGAALLILADVAARLIDAPAETPVGLLIAALGTPFFIVLARRIRA; encoded by the coding sequence GTGACCCGCCCAGCCGCCGGGCGGCCCACCGGCTGGGCACCGCTGTGCTACCTCGCGGCAGCGGCGCTGCTGGGGGTGGCCTTTATCGTCTCGCTGGGAAGCGGAGCGCTGCACATCGCCCCAGAGGAGGTGCTGCGGGTCTTGCAGACCCCCGACGACTCACGCGAGAGCCTGGCGGTGTGGACCCTGCGCTTTCCCCGCACGCTGGCCGCCGGGCTGGCCGGCGCGGCACTGGGGGTCAGTGGACTGCTGCTGCAGGGCGTGACCCGCAACCCATTGGCCGACCCCGGCATTCTGGGGGTGGAGGCCGGCGCCGCCCTGGCGCTGATGCTGGGCGTGGTGTTTTTCCCGGCGCTGGGCGGCCTGAGCGTGCCGCTCGCCTTCGGGGGCGGCCTGCTGGCAGCCGGGCTGACGCTGGGCTTCGCGGCCCGCTCGGGCTTTACCCCGCTGCGGCTGGCCCTGAGCGGCATGGCGGTAGCTGCGCTGTGCAGCGCCGTGACCCGCAGCATTCAGATTCTGTGGGAGGACCGCGCCCAGGCCGCACTGGTGCTGCTGAACGGTTCGGTGGCCGGGCGCACCTGGGAGGACCTGGCCCGCACCTGGCCCTGGCTGGCGGCGCCGCTGGTGCTGGCGCTGCTGCTGGGCTCCCGCGTCAACCTCCTGGCGCTGGGCGAGGACGTGGCCCGCAGCCTGGGGGCGCAGGCCGGGCGCGACCTGCTGGGCCTCAGCCTGCTGGGCGTACTGCTGGCCGCCGGCGCGGTGGCCCTGACCGGGCCGCTGGGCTACGTGGGGCTGATTGTGCCGCACCTGGCCCGCGGGCTGCTGGGCCGTGACCACCGCCTGACCCTGCCGCTCTCGGCCCTGCTGGGCGCGGCGCTGCTGATCCTGGCCGACGTGGCCGCCCGGCTGATAGACGCCCCTGCCGAAACCCCGGTGGGCCTGCTGATTGCAGCCCTGGGTACACCTTTTTTCATTGTGCTGGCCCGGCGTATCCGCGCCTGA
- a CDS encoding sucrase ferredoxin — MTSGPANATSRLPLCADVSRHSGAQPAGSAHRWDTCIAFEATVHEWDLFRDPARMSEPQRRAMSVLGDWVAQSGLGYGLLMFAPRDLTTFDARRRQVRVYTRPPGPLGSFVRQDFCAGEEELWALFSEHVAGVGHSAAEPVAPQAGSDWHLCTHGRVDSSCGKYGAALFQTLHSEEPRLWRTSHFGGHRFAPTLLELPAGRYWAHLTPELTRQLARRTGDWQALAECYRGCAGFSPAAQYADAAAFQQAGWWWLDARREADVLRQDEDGFEVELHYWPPQGRGQPGRVHVQGERTHTLHLPASSHAPELYPEPQYRLTLAGHL; from the coding sequence GTGACCAGCGGTCCGGCGAACGCCACCTCCCGGCTGCCGCTGTGCGCCGACGTATCGCGGCACAGCGGCGCACAGCCAGCGGGCAGCGCCCACCGCTGGGACACCTGCATCGCTTTTGAAGCCACCGTGCATGAGTGGGACCTGTTCCGTGACCCGGCGCGGATGAGCGAGCCGCAGCGCCGGGCCATGAGCGTGCTGGGAGACTGGGTGGCACAGAGCGGCCTGGGCTACGGCCTGCTGATGTTCGCCCCGCGCGACCTGACCACCTTTGATGCCCGCCGGCGTCAGGTCAGGGTGTATACCCGTCCGCCAGGACCGCTGGGCAGTTTCGTGCGGCAGGATTTCTGCGCGGGCGAAGAGGAGCTGTGGGCGCTGTTCAGCGAGCATGTGGCCGGTGTGGGCCACTCGGCAGCCGAGCCGGTCGCCCCGCAGGCCGGCTCCGACTGGCACCTGTGTACCCACGGCCGGGTGGACAGCTCCTGCGGCAAATACGGCGCGGCCCTGTTCCAGACGCTCCACAGCGAGGAACCCCGCCTGTGGCGCACCTCGCACTTCGGGGGGCACCGCTTCGCACCCACCCTGCTAGAATTGCCGGCCGGGCGCTACTGGGCCCACCTGACCCCGGAACTGACCCGGCAACTGGCGCGGCGCACAGGCGACTGGCAGGCCCTGGCAGAGTGTTACCGCGGCTGTGCGGGCTTCTCGCCTGCCGCCCAGTATGCCGACGCCGCCGCGTTCCAGCAGGCTGGCTGGTGGTGGCTGGACGCCCGCCGCGAAGCCGACGTGCTGCGCCAGGACGAGGACGGCTTCGAGGTAGAGCTGCACTACTGGCCGCCGCAAGGCCGGGGCCAGCCTGGCCGGGTGCACGTGCAGGGCGAACGCACCCACACGCTGCACCTGCCGGCCAGCAGCCATGCACCGGAGCTGTATCCCGAACCGCAGTACCGCCTGACGCTGGCAGGTCACCTGTGA